The following coding sequences are from one Pigmentibacter sp. JX0631 window:
- a CDS encoding ATP synthase F0 subunit B: MAGSLDIYPFHDTEGALRFGIQVGIFLVGVYIAQKLIIQPAVKLHNERRRRTVGATEASRLENDRARKLEMQYLEELKKGAEEAKRLKAEQIFAAQKIATELITENQTKAETYLDDVKAKLEAEKNKAKNDLPNQVKELVSTIYKKIGVACLSFMLGYQLLNSNDAFATEGSSGGGAFWYGVFWPYFQFAVFLAAIIFFAKKPISNMLDKNRTELRAKLSEAKEASLLAERKVKEYEAQIASLEEEIAKLKEQSLFDAKIEREKILNDAAKLSESILKDAQRAANEMITRTKEEIKHELFNLALHEVEKSLTAEQLHSLDAKLKSETIEGIRSLN; encoded by the coding sequence ATGGCAGGCTCTCTAGATATTTATCCGTTTCATGATACAGAAGGTGCCTTAAGATTTGGTATTCAAGTAGGTATTTTCTTAGTAGGAGTGTATATAGCGCAAAAGCTTATAATTCAGCCTGCTGTAAAACTTCATAATGAGCGTAGACGGAGAACGGTAGGAGCGACTGAAGCTTCTCGATTAGAAAATGATCGGGCAAGAAAGTTAGAAATGCAGTACCTAGAAGAACTTAAAAAAGGTGCTGAAGAAGCTAAGCGCTTAAAAGCAGAACAAATTTTTGCTGCTCAAAAAATTGCTACTGAACTAATTACTGAAAATCAAACGAAAGCTGAGACTTACTTGGATGATGTTAAAGCTAAGTTGGAAGCTGAAAAAAACAAAGCTAAAAATGATCTTCCAAATCAAGTTAAAGAATTGGTGTCAACTATTTACAAAAAAATTGGGGTTGCATGTTTAAGTTTTATGCTTGGTTATCAATTATTAAACTCTAATGATGCATTTGCAACCGAGGGAAGCTCTGGAGGAGGCGCTTTCTGGTATGGTGTATTTTGGCCTTATTTTCAATTTGCTGTCTTTTTGGCTGCAATTATATTTTTTGCAAAAAAGCCAATATCAAACATGTTGGATAAAAACCGTACAGAATTACGCGCAAAACTTTCTGAAGCAAAAGAAGCTAGTTTATTAGCTGAAAGAAAAGTGAAAGAATATGAAGCTCAAATTGCTTCACTAGAAGAAGAAATTGCTAAATTAAAAGAGCAAAGTCTTTTTGATGCTAAAATTGAACGTGAAAAGATATTGAACGATGCGGCTAAACTATCTGAATCAATTTTGAAGGATGCTCAAAGAGCTGCAAATGAAATGATTACAAGGACAAAGGAAGAAATTAAACACGAGTTGTTTAATTTAGCTTTACATGAAGTTGAAAAATCATTAACTGCTGAGCAATTACATTCTTTAGATGCAAAGCTAAAGTCGGAAACAATTGAAGGCATTAGGTCTCTCAATTAA
- a CDS encoding ParB/RepB/Spo0J family partition protein → MPLNNNDLLKQDKNKHVTFNHKFHEASKNYYQNQVIEYIPIKNIEPLEEQPRTFFDPESLDELAQSIRTYGILQPVIVYLDENEKIKIIAGERRWKAAQIAGLEKIPCLVRDLNDHSSLELALIENIQREALSAVEEAQTYKKLLEEHNYTQETLASRIGKNRATISNTIRLLSLPDKILDDLNLKIISPGHARALCAIENQKLQLKAHSIIVKKKLSVRQAEELIKSLKLDKTHKTLTDSISPDLRYICDQYKGHLGTKVKITGDTNKGKIEISYYTLDDLERISELILGNIIPPPKNS, encoded by the coding sequence ATGCCTCTAAATAATAATGATTTATTGAAACAAGACAAAAACAAACATGTCACTTTCAATCATAAATTTCATGAAGCATCTAAAAATTATTATCAAAATCAGGTGATTGAATATATACCAATTAAAAACATAGAGCCTCTTGAGGAGCAGCCAAGAACTTTTTTTGATCCTGAAAGTTTAGATGAATTAGCGCAAAGCATAAGAACTTACGGAATATTACAGCCAGTAATAGTTTATTTAGATGAAAATGAAAAAATTAAAATTATTGCGGGAGAAAGACGGTGGAAAGCCGCTCAAATTGCAGGGTTAGAAAAAATTCCCTGTTTAGTTAGAGATTTAAATGACCATTCATCCCTAGAACTAGCACTGATAGAAAATATTCAAAGAGAAGCATTATCAGCTGTCGAAGAAGCTCAAACTTATAAAAAGCTTTTAGAAGAACATAATTATACACAAGAAACATTAGCTTCTAGAATAGGGAAAAATAGAGCGACAATTTCAAACACAATTAGATTATTGTCTTTACCAGATAAAATTTTAGATGATTTAAATTTAAAAATCATTTCACCTGGGCATGCACGCGCCTTATGCGCAATTGAAAATCAAAAACTCCAACTGAAAGCCCACTCAATTATAGTTAAAAAGAAGCTTTCTGTTCGACAGGCTGAAGAATTAATAAAATCTTTAAAATTAGATAAAACACACAAAACTCTTACAGATTCAATTTCTCCTGATCTTCGATATATCTGCGATCAATATAAGGGTCATTTAGGTACAAAAGTTAAAATTACAGGAGATACGAATAAAGGAAAAATTGAAATCAGTTATTATACTCTAGATGATTTAGAAAGAATTTCTGAGCTTATTCTTGGGAATATAATACCCCCACCCAAAAATAGTTAA
- a CDS encoding glycosyltransferase, translating to MTNLSTLQNEANLKENSDIVWLAIDSRSAQSGIVSGISRFVIGLTRALAIELNKRNLLLQKNKKRLKILIVSKSEPSQWIIDLIHSYPDTVSFWSGGPGALQKSYDKPIWLWPTFALKRIQKLTSNHVIWLAPANFDRPLFISRNNMSSRVIQVVHDSIPFMPVKGVGFIFKRQFRFLVKRALSRLPYVSTVSNHSAKILQSLVKKRTSPLYVIGDAVDLHFGSQAKITDTDQLTILRKKFFEDVSLEKDSEKFNSFVEKIIQGQWILGVGRNQKYKCWDVALQAVSKVASENNALNIWFIRIGSDPKEISSFLKRCPMKEIGRIKFFENLRTIVLPTLSDFELADIYRFSNLLVHPSVAEGFGLPPLESALSGTPVIYRTSTAVDQHFDSGVLPTNFWCGLDNGYSAIWAKQIEKILQDKKDSVFYKDLYKAKSTRQFIVEKANGKSFEWNESAVSLLDWLLSDMGMVSKINKKTISIASNIETKTI from the coding sequence ATGACGAATTTGTCGACTTTGCAAAACGAAGCTAATTTAAAAGAAAATTCTGATATTGTATGGCTTGCTATTGATTCTAGATCTGCTCAATCGGGAATTGTCTCTGGGATATCAAGATTTGTCATTGGATTAACTAGAGCTTTAGCAATTGAGTTAAATAAAAGAAATTTACTTCTCCAAAAAAATAAAAAAAGATTAAAAATTCTTATAGTTTCAAAGTCTGAACCTTCTCAATGGATTATCGATTTAATTCATAGTTATCCTGATACCGTCTCGTTTTGGAGCGGCGGTCCTGGAGCTTTACAAAAATCTTATGATAAACCAATTTGGTTATGGCCAACTTTTGCTTTAAAAAGAATACAAAAATTAACATCAAATCATGTTATTTGGTTAGCTCCTGCTAATTTTGATAGGCCGCTTTTCATATCAAGAAACAATATGTCATCCAGAGTTATTCAAGTAGTTCATGATAGTATTCCATTTATGCCAGTGAAAGGTGTGGGATTCATATTCAAAAGACAATTTCGATTTTTAGTTAAAAGAGCTTTATCTCGTCTCCCTTATGTTTCTACCGTATCAAATCATTCAGCAAAAATTCTTCAAAGTTTAGTTAAAAAAAGAACATCACCTTTATATGTCATAGGCGATGCTGTGGATTTGCATTTTGGTAGTCAAGCAAAAATCACAGACACAGATCAATTAACAATATTAAGAAAAAAATTTTTTGAAGATGTTTCTCTTGAAAAGGATTCAGAAAAATTTAATTCATTTGTCGAAAAAATAATTCAAGGTCAATGGATACTTGGTGTTGGAAGAAATCAAAAATATAAATGCTGGGATGTTGCTTTACAGGCAGTATCAAAAGTTGCATCTGAAAATAATGCTTTAAATATTTGGTTTATTAGAATCGGTTCTGATCCTAAAGAAATTTCAAGTTTTTTAAAAAGATGCCCTATGAAAGAAATAGGTCGAATTAAATTTTTTGAAAATCTACGAACAATCGTTTTGCCTACTCTATCTGATTTTGAACTTGCTGATATTTATAGATTTTCTAATTTGTTGGTACATCCTTCTGTAGCTGAGGGTTTTGGTTTGCCCCCTTTAGAGTCAGCTTTAAGTGGAACTCCAGTTATTTATAGAACATCAACAGCGGTCGATCAGCACTTTGATTCAGGAGTTCTACCAACAAACTTTTGGTGTGGATTAGATAATGGATACTCAGCTATTTGGGCAAAACAAATAGAAAAAATATTACAAGATAAAAAAGATTCTGTATTTTATAAAGATCTTTACAAGGCAAAATCTACTCGACAATTTATTGTTGAAAAGGCTAATGGTAAAAGTTTTGAATGGAATGAATCAGCAGTATCACTTTTGGATTGGTTGTTAAGTGATATGGGAATGGTAAGTAAAATTAATAAAAAGACCATTAGTATAGCTTCAAATATTGAAACAAAAACAATTTAA
- the ftsA gene encoding cell division protein FtsA: MKTSLNKNICISLSLGSTHTGLIAASYESKIAFNSQNSDALMLGERELPRIQILGAARLNNNGAIKKGVVSSIEALTSSILEAIDEVERQSGIEIESVRVCIAGSAAQFDNHIESCHIKGEEIKAADLERVSAAVRNQKPPMGYEFIHMIPSSYSVDGKHGIQNPIGMQGSQLSIMHHRVFYPQADLHNIVRSCNNAGIRVQSFAFEPLAAAEGVLTKDEKEFGCISLSIGAHLTHACVYLGNIPVYSKEYPIGSHHITKDLSIGLRTTQAEAERVKKELGKAIEFSAKDKNEKIEICSIDGNHTRFVTRKEINQIIEPRVREILNTIYFDLKRSKLITKTSKGIVLSGGGALLSGMALATEEVFSLHARVGLPVNITGVIEGLKSPIWASGVGTLSPLFASIHGEQNSFQIEETKKIGSFATKIWHKLKEPFASR; the protein is encoded by the coding sequence ATGAAAACATCTCTTAATAAAAATATTTGTATTTCCCTTTCACTAGGCTCTACACATACTGGGCTCATTGCAGCTAGTTACGAAAGTAAGATTGCATTCAATTCGCAAAATTCGGATGCTCTAATGCTAGGTGAAAGAGAACTACCTCGCATACAAATTTTAGGAGCTGCAAGATTAAATAATAATGGCGCTATAAAAAAAGGCGTAGTTTCAAGTATTGAAGCTTTAACTTCCTCCATTCTTGAAGCTATTGATGAAGTGGAAAGACAATCTGGAATTGAAATTGAATCTGTCCGTGTCTGTATTGCAGGAAGCGCAGCTCAGTTTGATAATCATATTGAATCTTGCCATATTAAAGGCGAAGAAATTAAAGCCGCTGATCTAGAAAGAGTCTCTGCAGCAGTAAGAAATCAAAAACCTCCCATGGGATATGAATTTATTCACATGATACCAAGTTCTTATTCTGTTGATGGGAAACATGGAATTCAAAATCCAATTGGCATGCAAGGTTCACAACTCTCAATAATGCATCACAGAGTATTTTATCCTCAGGCAGATCTGCATAATATTGTCAGATCTTGTAATAATGCAGGTATAAGGGTTCAAAGTTTTGCTTTCGAGCCTTTAGCTGCTGCGGAAGGTGTTCTCACAAAAGATGAAAAAGAATTTGGTTGCATTTCACTTTCAATTGGGGCTCATTTAACTCATGCTTGTGTTTATCTTGGAAATATTCCTGTTTATTCAAAAGAATATCCTATTGGATCGCATCATATCACAAAAGATTTATCAATTGGTTTAAGAACTACTCAGGCAGAAGCAGAAAGAGTAAAAAAAGAATTAGGAAAAGCAATTGAGTTTTCTGCTAAAGATAAAAATGAAAAAATTGAAATATGTAGTATTGATGGTAATCATACTCGTTTTGTGACCAGAAAAGAAATAAATCAAATAATCGAACCAAGAGTTAGAGAAATTTTAAATACAATTTATTTTGATTTAAAAAGATCGAAATTAATAACTAAAACTTCAAAGGGAATCGTTTTATCAGGCGGCGGAGCACTACTAAGCGGTATGGCTTTAGCTACAGAGGAAGTTTTTTCGTTACATGCTAGAGTTGGTTTACCTGTAAATATTACAGGAGTAATTGAAGGTTTAAAGTCTCCTATTTGGGCATCTGGAGTTGGTACTTTATCACCACTTTTTGCTTCAATTCATGGAGAACAAAATTCATTTCAAATTGAAGAGACAAAAAAAATAGGATCCTTTGCAACAAAAATATGGCATAAATTAAAGGAACCTTTTGCTTCAAGATAA
- a CDS encoding transporter substrate-binding domain-containing protein — MNLILKLIMILTFAFCSKLNASGIEKKVIELGQIVNVPHQKICASILSTAYEKGKITYHINILPGWRSIFETFKGNLDGEVCRYTKFAEEHPNLIKITPPIYFILPTVFSTKDLKLKDISKDTFKDYRVGIIKGLPGFEDYLSKVKNLESVNSIEQLIQMLLLDRIDLFITSRINAIITMKRMGTESKIKYSYSPEKFRTPLYHFLSNKFQSQATELQKILSTMEQSGELNILQKQLEMNEINQAKPQ, encoded by the coding sequence ATGAATTTAATATTAAAACTAATTATGATTTTAACTTTTGCTTTTTGTTCTAAATTAAATGCTTCTGGGATTGAAAAAAAAGTTATTGAATTAGGTCAAATTGTTAATGTACCCCACCAGAAAATCTGTGCATCTATTCTCAGTACTGCATATGAAAAGGGTAAAATTACATATCATATAAATATTCTTCCTGGTTGGAGATCAATTTTTGAAACATTTAAAGGTAACCTTGATGGAGAAGTTTGCAGATATACTAAATTTGCTGAAGAGCATCCAAATCTAATAAAAATAACGCCACCTATTTATTTTATTTTACCTACTGTTTTTTCTACTAAAGATTTAAAACTAAAAGATATCAGCAAAGATACATTTAAAGATTATAGAGTGGGTATCATAAAAGGATTACCAGGATTCGAAGATTACTTAAGTAAAGTGAAAAATCTTGAATCCGTAAATTCTATCGAACAGCTTATTCAAATGCTATTACTTGATAGAATTGACTTATTTATTACTTCTCGCATTAATGCAATAATAACAATGAAACGAATGGGAACTGAATCAAAAATTAAATATTCATATTCTCCAGAAAAGTTTAGAACGCCTTTATACCATTTTCTTTCTAATAAATTTCAATCACAAGCTACTGAATTGCAAAAAATTCTTAGCACTATGGAACAATCAGGTGAATTAAACATTTTGCAAAAACAACTCGAAATGAATGAAATCAATCAAGCCAAACCACAATAG
- the atpC gene encoding ATP synthase F1 subunit epsilon produces the protein MVEAKGNMRVVILTPYKRLLDLSGVTEIYFPIDHGTIGVLPGHAPMVSAVGTGVVVYTQNEVAGFYKVSGGVAEISGSSVTLLVDVGEDASTIDLSRAKSALERAQNRLAAKASDLIDMKRAEAARARALARIEAVELHAGKSSTQTK, from the coding sequence ATGGTTGAAGCAAAAGGCAATATGCGAGTTGTTATCTTAACTCCTTATAAACGTCTCCTTGATCTTTCTGGTGTGACCGAGATCTATTTTCCAATCGATCATGGAACTATAGGTGTATTGCCTGGACATGCACCAATGGTTTCAGCTGTTGGCACAGGTGTTGTCGTTTATACGCAGAATGAAGTAGCAGGCTTTTATAAAGTTTCTGGGGGAGTTGCTGAAATATCAGGCTCTTCTGTTACTTTATTAGTTGATGTAGGTGAGGATGCATCTACAATAGATCTTTCTAGAGCAAAGAGTGCTTTAGAAAGAGCACAAAATCGTCTTGCAGCTAAGGCATCGGATTTAATAGATATGAAAAGAGCTGAAGCTGCACGTGCTCGCGCTTTAGCGAGAATTGAAGCTGTTGAACTTCATGCTGGGAAGTCCTCAACACAAACAAAATAA
- a CDS encoding FoF1 ATP synthase subunit gamma gives MPASLKDLRSKIKSVKGTQQITKAMKLVSAAKFGRAQHNVVNSRPYAHSLAQLTSKLAGVVSGGCTHPLMNESASKTAAVLVISSERGLCGGYNANVTKQAIKTISELEAEGYKVVTTCIGKKAFQALNRRRKLILKIKEDALFASENDYCVNPDVLIDNNGLVSISAHFDKPTNANATRLSDAFGKLYSDGKIGKFVVVYNKFQSAMSQTPTADVVLPLHIGVSSMQAEPIFEPEVDELLSFVIPRYMASRMFQTLLEAIASEHGARMTAMDNATRNAKEMERRLQITYQRARQAAITKELIEIISGAEAL, from the coding sequence ATGCCAGCAAGTCTTAAGGATCTTCGCAGTAAAATAAAAAGTGTTAAGGGTACTCAACAAATTACTAAAGCTATGAAGTTGGTATCAGCCGCTAAATTTGGGAGAGCACAACATAATGTTGTAAACTCTAGACCCTATGCACATTCCTTGGCACAATTGACATCTAAATTAGCAGGTGTGGTTAGTGGTGGCTGTACTCATCCATTAATGAATGAGTCTGCTTCAAAAACAGCTGCTGTATTAGTTATTTCTTCAGAAAGAGGTTTATGCGGTGGCTATAATGCAAATGTAACTAAACAAGCTATTAAAACAATTTCTGAATTAGAAGCTGAAGGATATAAGGTTGTTACAACTTGTATTGGTAAAAAAGCGTTTCAAGCACTAAATAGAAGAAGGAAATTAATTCTAAAAATCAAAGAAGATGCTCTTTTTGCATCTGAAAATGATTATTGTGTAAATCCAGATGTTTTGATTGATAATAACGGATTAGTTTCAATCTCAGCGCATTTCGATAAACCTACAAATGCAAATGCAACTCGTTTATCTGATGCATTTGGCAAGCTTTATTCAGACGGTAAAATTGGAAAATTTGTGGTTGTTTATAATAAATTCCAATCTGCTATGTCGCAAACTCCCACCGCTGATGTTGTTTTGCCTCTTCATATTGGCGTTTCATCTATGCAAGCTGAACCTATATTTGAGCCAGAAGTGGATGAACTTCTTTCATTTGTTATACCTCGGTATATGGCATCAAGAATGTTCCAAACTTTACTTGAAGCTATAGCAAGTGAACATGGAGCTCGAATGACTGCAATGGATAACGCTACTCGGAATGCTAAGGAAATGGAACGCAGGTTACAAATTACTTATCAAAGAGCGCGTCAAGCAGCAATTACTAAAGAACTTATTGAAATTATAAGCGGTGCTGAGGCATTGTAA
- the atpA gene encoding F0F1 ATP synthase subunit alpha gives MEHIRVDEISQLLKQKIQAFGQKAEVSETGTVVSIADGMARIYGLEKALISELIQFENGVKGIVLNLEEDNVGVAVFSGSETIREGMQVRRTGKVNSIPVGSQLLGRVVNALGEPIDGLGDLNTEEHSPVEIKAPGIMARKSVHEPLQTGIKSIDSMIPIGRGQRELIIGDRQTGKTAIAIDTIINQKGSGVKCIYVAIGQKYSTIAQVVEKLRRAGALEYTTIVVAGASEAATLQFMAPYTGCTIGEYFRDRGEHAVIFYDDLTKHAQAYRELSLLLRRPPGREAYPGDVFYLHSRLLERACKLSDDLGAGSLTAFPIIETQANDISAYIPTNVISITDGQIFLEADLFNAGMRPAVNAGLSVSRVGGAAQTGSMKQVAGNLRLELAQYRELAAFAQFGSDLDAATRKQINRGQRLTELLKQAQYSPLAMEKQVLTIFAAINGYLDNIEVRYVGTFERQMLNYFEATHKNILDEIATGKKMSSELQTEIKKALDDFAKRFEPNASKS, from the coding sequence ATGGAGCATATCCGGGTTGATGAAATAAGCCAGTTATTAAAACAAAAAATTCAAGCTTTTGGACAAAAGGCGGAAGTATCTGAAACTGGTACGGTTGTATCAATTGCAGATGGAATGGCACGCATTTATGGTCTAGAAAAAGCTTTAATTAGTGAACTTATTCAATTTGAAAATGGTGTTAAAGGAATCGTCCTTAACTTAGAAGAGGACAATGTTGGTGTTGCGGTATTTTCTGGTTCTGAAACCATTCGTGAAGGAATGCAGGTTCGTAGAACTGGAAAAGTAAATAGTATACCAGTGGGATCACAACTTTTAGGAAGAGTTGTGAATGCTTTAGGTGAACCAATTGATGGATTAGGTGATCTTAATACAGAAGAACATTCTCCAGTTGAAATAAAAGCACCTGGTATTATGGCGCGTAAAAGTGTGCATGAACCTCTTCAAACTGGGATTAAGTCAATCGACTCTATGATTCCAATTGGACGTGGGCAACGCGAATTAATTATTGGAGACCGTCAAACAGGTAAAACTGCAATTGCAATTGATACTATTATCAACCAAAAAGGTAGTGGTGTGAAATGTATTTATGTTGCAATCGGTCAAAAGTACTCAACTATTGCTCAAGTTGTGGAAAAACTCCGCAGAGCTGGAGCGTTAGAATATACAACCATAGTTGTTGCAGGAGCATCTGAAGCGGCAACATTGCAATTTATGGCTCCATATACAGGTTGTACTATTGGTGAATATTTTAGAGATCGTGGTGAACATGCGGTCATTTTTTATGATGACTTGACTAAGCATGCACAAGCATATCGTGAATTATCTCTTTTATTAAGAAGACCACCAGGTCGCGAAGCATATCCTGGAGACGTTTTTTATTTGCATAGTCGTTTATTGGAAAGAGCTTGTAAATTAAGTGATGATCTTGGTGCTGGAAGTTTAACAGCATTCCCAATTATTGAAACACAAGCGAATGATATTTCCGCATACATTCCAACAAACGTTATTTCTATTACTGATGGACAAATATTTCTTGAAGCAGATCTATTCAATGCAGGTATGCGTCCAGCCGTAAATGCGGGACTTTCTGTGTCTCGTGTTGGTGGCGCTGCTCAAACTGGTTCTATGAAACAAGTGGCTGGGAACTTACGTCTTGAATTAGCGCAATATAGAGAACTCGCTGCCTTTGCTCAGTTTGGTTCTGATCTAGACGCCGCAACACGTAAACAGATTAATCGTGGACAACGTTTAACTGAACTTTTGAAACAGGCTCAGTACTCTCCATTAGCAATGGAAAAGCAAGTACTCACAATCTTCGCAGCTATTAATGGTTATTTAGATAATATAGAAGTTCGTTATGTTGGTACTTTTGAGCGCCAAATGCTGAACTATTTTGAAGCTACACATAAAAATATTTTAGATGAAATTGCTACTGGTAAGAAAATGAGTAGTGAATTGCAAACTGAAATTAAAAAAGCTCTTGATGATTTTGCAAAGAGGTTTGAACCAAATGCCAGCAAGTCTTAA
- the atpD gene encoding F0F1 ATP synthase subunit beta, with product MSGSGKIIQVMGPVVDVQFEHGNLPEIYHALRTTNTSINSDKENLVLEVAQHLGENTVRAIAMDSTEGLSRGVAVRNTGKQISVPVGNNVLGRILNVIGDPIDGKGAVEYSKEYQIHRKAPDFTRQSTKLEMLETGIKVVDLLAPYQKGGKIGLFGGAGVGKTVLIMELINNIAKQHGGYSVFAGVGERTREGNDLYHEMKDSGVLDKVALVYGQMNEPPGARARVALSGLSVAEYFRDEQNQDVLFFVDNIFRFTQAGAEISALLGRIPSAVGYQPNLATEMGELQERITSTNTGSITSVQAIYVPADDYTDPAPATTFAHLDATTNLDRSLTEKGIYPAVHPLNSTSRILDPQIVGDEHYNTARKVQQILQRYKELQDIIAILGMDELSEEDKLVVARARRIERFLSQPFHVAEVFTGNPGRYVKVGDTVRSFKEVCEGKWDHLPESAFYMVGSIEEAVEKARKMGVTV from the coding sequence ATGTCTGGATCAGGAAAAATTATTCAAGTTATGGGACCGGTTGTTGATGTTCAATTTGAACATGGTAACCTACCAGAAATTTATCATGCTTTAAGAACAACAAACACATCTATAAACAGTGATAAAGAAAATCTTGTTTTAGAAGTTGCTCAACATTTAGGCGAAAATACAGTTAGAGCAATTGCAATGGATTCTACTGAAGGGTTAAGTCGTGGCGTTGCAGTTCGCAATACAGGCAAACAAATTTCAGTTCCTGTTGGCAATAATGTTTTAGGACGTATTTTAAACGTTATTGGAGATCCAATTGATGGAAAAGGAGCTGTTGAGTATTCAAAAGAATATCAAATTCATCGCAAAGCTCCTGATTTTACTCGTCAAAGTACAAAATTAGAAATGCTAGAAACAGGTATTAAAGTTGTTGACTTGTTAGCTCCTTACCAAAAAGGTGGAAAAATTGGCCTATTTGGTGGTGCTGGAGTTGGCAAAACTGTGTTAATTATGGAATTAATAAATAACATTGCTAAACAACATGGTGGCTACTCAGTATTTGCTGGTGTCGGTGAAAGAACGCGGGAAGGTAATGACCTTTATCATGAAATGAAGGACTCAGGAGTTCTTGATAAAGTGGCTCTGGTTTATGGCCAAATGAACGAACCACCGGGAGCTCGTGCTAGAGTTGCTCTTTCAGGATTATCAGTTGCTGAATATTTTAGAGATGAACAAAATCAAGACGTATTGTTTTTCGTAGATAATATATTCCGTTTTACTCAAGCTGGAGCTGAAATATCTGCTCTTTTAGGTCGTATACCTTCTGCCGTGGGTTATCAACCTAACCTAGCTACTGAAATGGGTGAATTACAGGAAAGAATTACTTCTACAAACACTGGTTCTATTACATCTGTACAAGCTATTTATGTACCTGCAGATGACTATACTGACCCTGCGCCTGCAACTACATTTGCTCACTTAGATGCGACAACAAATCTAGATCGTTCCTTAACTGAAAAAGGAATTTATCCAGCGGTACATCCTTTAAATTCTACTAGTAGAATTTTGGATCCACAAATCGTTGGAGATGAACACTATAATACAGCTCGTAAAGTTCAACAAATTTTACAAAGATATAAAGAATTACAAGATATTATTGCAATTTTAGGTATGGATGAACTATCTGAGGAAGATAAGTTAGTTGTTGCAAGAGCTCGTCGTATAGAACGCTTTTTATCACAACCGTTCCATGTTGCAGAAGTATTTACTGGAAATCCTGGACGTTATGTAAAAGTTGGAGATACAGTTCGCAGCTTTAAAGAAGTTTGTGAAGGCAAATGGGATCATCTTCCTGAATCTGCATTTTATATGGTTGGTAGTATTGAAGAAGCGGTTGAAAAGGCAAGAAAGATGGGTGTCACCGTTTAA
- the atpH gene encoding ATP synthase F1 subunit delta: MNKFSGPLARRYGTALFECALDAVKKGISFSEFVDITRILASFFTRKMTGFFVNPTLSLEEKLILLDTVLEKILGGRNVPLELKEFLKLMLENHRFSEIQPVLKNFLLRADEHLGVARATISSASKLSESGETEFSSVLESVLNKKIILESKVDESLRSGFVIKVGNTNVDASLRSRLLNLKESLS; this comes from the coding sequence ATGAATAAATTTTCAGGTCCTCTTGCCAGAAGGTATGGGACAGCTCTTTTTGAATGCGCATTAGATGCAGTTAAAAAGGGTATTTCTTTTAGCGAATTTGTAGACATAACAAGAATTTTGGCGTCATTTTTTACCCGAAAAATGACTGGTTTTTTTGTTAATCCAACTCTTTCTTTGGAAGAAAAATTAATTTTATTAGATACAGTATTAGAAAAAATTCTTGGCGGAAGAAATGTTCCTTTAGAATTAAAGGAATTTCTTAAGTTGATGTTAGAAAATCATAGATTTTCTGAAATTCAACCTGTTCTTAAAAACTTTCTTTTACGAGCTGATGAACACCTAGGTGTAGCAAGAGCCACAATTTCTTCTGCATCAAAGTTAAGTGAAAGTGGAGAAACTGAGTTTTCTTCTGTTTTAGAATCTGTTTTAAATAAAAAAATTATTCTTGAATCTAAGGTTGATGAATCCTTACGTTCGGGTTTTGTTATTAAAGTTGGAAATACAAATGTAGATGCAAGTCTGCGTTCTCGTCTTTTGAATCTTAAAGAGTCTTTGAGTTAG